One Mangrovimonas cancribranchiae DNA segment encodes these proteins:
- a CDS encoding metallophosphoesterase, with the protein MTHLKLSRFLSLFLIAFLAISCATFKTQYKHIEEDYSLSNKPIAHTFYLIGDAGNSPIGTSTKALQHFKQTLETANKNSTALFLGDNIYPKGMPKKGKKGRDFAEHQLHVQTQAAKDFKGRAIFIPGNHDWYSGLNGLERQEDYIDDALGKNSFLPEHGCPLERETISDDIELIIVDSEWYLTNWNNHPTMNDECDIKTREVFWDEFESDVKKSRGKTTVIALHHPLFSFGPHNGKYSFQEHLKPVPGLGTLKNVLRKTTGVVPADIQFKRYNEFRKRMIRIAQENDRVIFVSGHEHSLQYIVQDNLPQIISGSGSKSTATKLEAGAQFTSSNNGFAKLLIYEDGSSAVEYVDSNTKESLFTTEIYTSKTLPQKTFKKHYNPTVTASVYTPEETEKSKFYRFLWGNRYRNAYSTPISTKTVMLDTLMGGLTPIRKGGGTQSNSLRLADSTGKEFVMRGLRKNAQNFIQSVAFKDQYVEGQFSNTYTEGLVFDVFTGSHPYAPFIIDNLSTPINVLHTNPKLYYVPKQETFLEYIDTFGDELYMIEEHAGDDHGHLKSFAYSDELIGTDDMFLEIRSDEDIIIDEAAFIRARLFDMLIGDWDRHADQWRWATTKADKKVVYQPVPRDRDQAFSKIGDGFLFSIGRILIPLARKFQTYDTQLKDIKWFNLTPYKLDVVLTSQSDSTIWEEQAKYIQTHLTDQVIDKAFEDFPEGVKNSTTNTIKQQLKERRSHLLKMAKDYYNIVSKTVVVQGTDKDDWFDIERLPNGQTKIIGYRIKKGKKADVFFKRTFTLSETKAIWLYALDDDDVLHVHGNSNKYIAMYLIGGQNNDIYTIENGKKVFVYDFKSKPNTFKTTKGRVTLTDDYDINIYDYEKPSFNAFAVAPILGYNPDDGVKLGLSGTYTVNGFKRNPFTEQHKLSAAYYFATQGFDMEYEGEFAQVINDFNLGLNARLTSPNYSINFFGFGNETINPNYINDHIYDLDYNRVKLSAFKIAPSLIKRGDLGSKTSLKLLYETIEVEQIQHRFINTYYNNTLIENRNHYAGLELSYAFQNKDYTAFPTLGMSFGITTGYKTNIDNHKDFGYIIPDMSIDYKLISNGKLVLASKLKGHFTIGNEFEFFQAASIGASNGLRGYRNERFTGKNAFYQLTDIRYLFDKMRTGLLPINVALYGGFDYGRVWLENDFSNTWHTSYGGGIMIIGAEMLTANISLFNSNENPRFAFGLGVLF; encoded by the coding sequence ATGACGCATTTAAAACTTAGCAGATTTCTCTCTCTATTTCTTATAGCTTTTCTAGCTATTAGCTGCGCCACATTTAAAACGCAATATAAACATATTGAAGAGGACTACAGCCTAAGTAACAAACCTATTGCCCATACGTTTTATCTTATTGGTGATGCAGGAAACTCCCCCATAGGAACCTCAACAAAAGCTCTTCAGCATTTTAAACAAACTTTAGAAACTGCTAATAAAAATAGTACGGCATTATTTTTAGGTGATAACATTTACCCTAAAGGTATGCCAAAAAAGGGCAAAAAAGGAAGAGATTTCGCCGAACACCAATTACATGTTCAAACACAAGCTGCAAAAGACTTTAAAGGAAGAGCCATTTTTATTCCAGGAAATCACGATTGGTACAGCGGTTTAAATGGTCTTGAACGTCAAGAAGACTATATTGACGATGCTTTAGGGAAAAATTCCTTTTTACCAGAACACGGTTGCCCATTAGAGCGCGAAACTATTTCTGATGATATAGAGCTTATTATTGTCGATTCTGAGTGGTATTTAACCAATTGGAACAACCACCCAACCATGAATGACGAGTGCGACATAAAAACCCGAGAAGTTTTTTGGGATGAGTTTGAAAGCGATGTGAAAAAATCACGAGGCAAAACAACTGTTATTGCTCTGCATCATCCTTTATTTTCTTTTGGCCCACACAATGGCAAGTATTCGTTTCAAGAGCATTTAAAACCTGTTCCTGGTTTAGGTACACTAAAAAATGTACTTAGAAAAACTACTGGAGTTGTTCCTGCCGACATACAATTTAAACGCTATAACGAGTTTAGAAAACGTATGATTAGAATTGCTCAAGAAAACGATCGTGTTATTTTTGTATCTGGGCATGAGCATAGTTTGCAATATATAGTTCAAGATAATTTACCTCAAATAATTAGTGGCTCTGGATCTAAATCCACAGCAACCAAGTTAGAAGCTGGCGCACAATTTACCTCAAGCAATAACGGTTTTGCTAAATTATTAATTTATGAAGATGGGTCTTCAGCTGTTGAATATGTCGATTCCAACACAAAAGAATCACTTTTTACCACTGAAATTTACACCTCTAAAACGCTTCCACAAAAAACTTTTAAAAAGCATTATAACCCTACTGTAACCGCTTCGGTTTACACACCAGAAGAAACCGAAAAATCTAAGTTTTATAGGTTTTTATGGGGTAATCGCTATCGCAACGCTTACAGCACTCCTATTTCTACAAAAACAGTTATGTTAGATACGTTAATGGGCGGTCTAACTCCAATACGAAAAGGAGGTGGAACACAATCTAACTCCTTACGATTGGCCGATTCTACAGGAAAAGAATTTGTCATGCGTGGGTTGCGTAAAAACGCGCAAAATTTCATCCAATCGGTCGCTTTTAAAGATCAATATGTAGAAGGTCAATTTAGCAACACCTACACTGAAGGTTTGGTTTTCGATGTCTTTACAGGGTCGCATCCTTATGCACCTTTTATAATAGATAATCTTTCAACTCCAATTAATGTATTACATACTAATCCAAAGCTTTACTACGTCCCTAAACAAGAGACATTTTTAGAATATATTGACACCTTTGGCGATGAATTATATATGATTGAAGAACACGCTGGAGACGACCACGGGCATCTTAAAAGCTTTGCTTATTCAGACGAGCTTATTGGAACTGATGATATGTTTTTAGAAATACGCTCTGATGAAGATATTATTATTGACGAGGCCGCTTTTATTCGTGCCAGATTATTTGATATGCTAATTGGCGATTGGGATAGACATGCCGATCAATGGCGTTGGGCAACCACAAAAGCAGATAAGAAAGTTGTCTACCAGCCTGTGCCTAGAGATCGCGATCAAGCGTTCTCTAAAATTGGCGATGGGTTTTTGTTCTCCATAGGGCGTATTCTTATACCACTGGCTAGAAAATTTCAAACTTACGATACCCAATTAAAAGACATTAAATGGTTCAACTTAACACCTTATAAATTAGATGTTGTACTCACATCGCAATCTGATAGTACTATTTGGGAGGAACAAGCCAAATACATACAAACACATTTAACCGACCAAGTTATTGATAAGGCTTTTGAAGACTTCCCCGAAGGAGTTAAAAACAGCACCACCAACACGATTAAACAACAGCTTAAGGAAAGGCGTTCTCACCTATTAAAAATGGCTAAAGATTATTACAACATCGTTTCTAAAACTGTTGTTGTTCAGGGCACAGATAAAGACGATTGGTTTGATATTGAACGCTTACCCAATGGACAGACAAAAATTATTGGCTACAGAATAAAAAAAGGAAAAAAAGCCGATGTATTTTTTAAACGCACCTTTACCTTGTCTGAAACCAAAGCCATTTGGCTCTATGCTCTGGATGACGATGATGTTTTACACGTTCACGGAAATAGCAATAAATATATTGCAATGTACCTTATTGGTGGCCAAAACAATGATATCTACACTATAGAAAACGGTAAAAAAGTATTTGTTTACGATTTTAAATCGAAACCGAATACCTTTAAAACTACAAAAGGGCGTGTTACATTAACAGATGACTACGATATAAACATTTACGACTATGAAAAGCCTAGTTTTAATGCTTTCGCAGTAGCGCCAATTTTAGGATACAATCCAGATGATGGTGTAAAACTAGGCTTATCCGGAACCTATACCGTTAATGGTTTTAAAAGAAACCCTTTTACCGAACAACACAAACTATCTGCAGCATACTATTTTGCAACACAAGGATTTGATATGGAGTACGAAGGGGAATTTGCTCAAGTAATTAATGATTTTAATTTGGGGCTTAACGCCAGATTAACAAGCCCTAACTACAGCATTAACTTTTTTGGGTTTGGCAACGAAACAATAAACCCTAACTATATTAATGATCATATTTACGATTTAGACTACAACCGTGTTAAATTAAGTGCCTTTAAAATTGCTCCTAGCCTTATAAAACGTGGCGACTTGGGAAGCAAAACTTCGTTAAAACTTCTATACGAAACCATTGAAGTAGAACAAATACAACATCGTTTTATAAACACCTACTATAATAATACTCTTATTGAAAATAGAAACCACTACGCTGGCTTGGAGCTTTCTTATGCATTTCAAAATAAAGATTATACTGCTTTTCCTACTTTAGGTATGTCTTTTGGTATTACAACAGGCTATAAAACCAATATCGATAATCATAAAGACTTTGGATATATTATTCCAGATATGAGTATAGATTACAAACTTATTTCAAATGGAAAATTAGTATTAGCTTCAAAACTAAAAGGGCATTTTACGATAGGAAATGAATTTGAATTCTTCCAAGCCGCATCAATTGGTGCTAGTAATGGCTTAAGAGGCTACAGAAACGAACGTTTTACTGGTAAAAATGCATTTTACCAATTAACCGACATACGCTACCTCTTTGACAAAATGCGTACAGGATTACTTCCTATTAATGTAGCGCTTTATGGCGGGTTTGATTATGGTCGTGTTTGGCTAGAAAATGATTTTTCTAACACATGGCACACCTCATATGGTGGAGGAATCATGATTATTGGCGCCGAAATGCTTACGGCTAATATTTCATTATTTAACAGTAATGAAAACCCTAGATTTGCATTTGGTTTAGGGGTGTTATTTTAA
- a CDS encoding Pycsar system effector family protein: MTTLEQQSVDFVFNLFKTQLSSTFLYHNYIHTERVLKSVNEILEALELSEDEMLIVRLAAIFHDVGYATSTKQHEKESAKVAKHFLEDNNVSSEIVSGVERCILATCLDEVPKTLLEQILCDSDTSHFGKKYFEETSELLRKELEIRDVVYYTHDEWLEENIKMLAEKHKFFTEYAIKNWQPQKEKNLTNLIKKKKKKAERVEKEKLRAKYKKESPERGVQTFYRVALRNHIKLSDIADTKANILLSVNAIIISLIISNLLSKLDNPSNAYLIWPTVIFVLFSLISIVLSIIATRPNITRGEFTKEDVENKNVNLTFFGNFHKMKLEEFEWAVNELLQDKDYVYSSLTKDLYFLGKVLDRKYRILRITYSIFMVGIVVSILAFGISFNIMQGGH; this comes from the coding sequence ATGACTACATTAGAGCAACAATCGGTTGATTTTGTATTTAATCTTTTTAAAACTCAGCTTTCTAGTACGTTTTTATATCATAATTATATACATACAGAACGTGTTCTAAAGAGTGTTAACGAGATACTTGAAGCCCTAGAGTTAAGCGAAGATGAAATGTTAATTGTAAGGTTAGCCGCCATTTTCCATGATGTAGGTTATGCTACTTCTACAAAACAGCATGAAAAAGAATCGGCAAAGGTTGCCAAACATTTTTTAGAAGATAATAACGTGTCTTCAGAGATTGTAAGTGGTGTAGAACGTTGTATTTTGGCAACTTGTCTTGATGAAGTTCCTAAAACGTTATTAGAGCAAATTTTGTGTGATTCAGATACCTCGCATTTTGGAAAAAAATATTTTGAAGAAACAAGTGAGCTATTAAGAAAAGAACTTGAAATAAGAGATGTAGTTTATTACACCCATGACGAATGGTTGGAGGAAAATATTAAAATGTTGGCCGAAAAGCATAAATTTTTTACCGAATATGCTATTAAAAATTGGCAGCCACAAAAGGAGAAAAACTTAACCAATTTAATTAAGAAAAAGAAAAAGAAAGCCGAGCGTGTTGAAAAAGAAAAATTACGCGCAAAGTATAAAAAGGAAAGTCCAGAGCGTGGCGTGCAAACCTTTTATAGAGTGGCGCTTAGAAACCATATTAAACTAAGCGATATAGCCGATACAAAAGCCAATATTTTATTATCAGTCAATGCTATAATTATATCGCTTATTATTTCAAACTTATTGTCAAAGTTAGATAATCCTTCTAATGCATATTTAATTTGGCCAACAGTTATTTTTGTACTGTTTAGTTTAATTTCTATAGTGCTTTCTATTATAGCAACACGACCTAATATTACTAGAGGCGAGTTTACCAAAGAAGATGTGGAAAACAAAAACGTTAACCTCACGTTTTTTGGAAACTTTCATAAAATGAAACTTGAAGAGTTTGAATGGGCGGTTAACGAATTACTACAAGATAAAGATTATGTGTACAGTTCCTTAACTAAAGATTTATACTTTTTAGGAAAAGTTTTAGATAGAAAATACAGAATACTTAGAATTACCTATTCTATTTTTATGGTAGGAATTGTTGTATCTATACTAGCTTTTGGTATTTCGTTTAATATCATGCAAGGTGGTCATTAA
- a CDS encoding GAF domain-containing protein, which translates to MSINTDFESPLFLKIGFGKLLDQYERLASSENTLSSQRAKAVLQIAEKNPKLREGFTDTKLIETFSEDINEILQDSFSDLLTQNEIKTAGLPFCDVLFRSSQRFKDIIKDAGNNFTPTIINMPDEDFYIVGCAAILKYHYHFDLNFKRPFYYKIPDKNGVIRYYKITYNADFTEIIKTDKAPNLSEDDISLLLDNFDNIDLWKEKFPPHSYIMKGFVISNMFDITDDQSISNIKSSLIKIENPKDASFISDFEDVFRAFYKIKDINVGFSLYDRKEDSFERFFGEDIHSYIINDFEKEHCLDALCNNSYEKLLKDRKLFAISDVDLQYHRSRGKISYIKVLHKQGIKSAIFAPIANEKGLMGILELVSYTSRALNSINANKLNEVMPYIVAAVERSKNAHEHLVDAVIQQECTSIHPSVHWRFRKAAINFINKNIYLNKNTTFEKIIFRNVYPLFGQIDIKGSSNARNEATQQDLKKQLKETVSLLKKAYKFNSMPVYEQVLFQTEEYLELLNNNFKVDSEHKIGLFLKHDVYPLLDLLLKNDDSLSNSIHKYKSKIDTDLKVFYHHRNQFDDTVKIINRSMSRLLDKRQKDAQQMYPHFFERFKTDGVEHNMYIGESITREDSFSDIYLYNLRLWQMQVMCEMENEFYNKKEDFLVPLNVASLILVFNQPMSIRFRMDEKKFDVDGTYNARYEVVKKRVDKAFVKNTNQRITEPGKLSIVYSQKEDEEEYLRYVKFLQHKNMLDKNVQIVELEDLQGVTGLKAIKVGILYKSTLKNTSKSSSKAYYNYDDLMQVIKA; encoded by the coding sequence ATGTCTATAAACACAGATTTTGAATCGCCTTTATTTTTAAAAATTGGTTTTGGTAAACTCCTGGACCAATACGAGCGTCTTGCATCAAGTGAAAACACCTTGAGTTCGCAACGCGCAAAGGCTGTATTACAAATCGCTGAAAAGAACCCTAAACTTAGAGAAGGATTTACAGACACCAAATTAATAGAAACGTTTTCTGAAGATATTAACGAGATCCTCCAAGATTCGTTTAGCGACCTATTAACTCAGAACGAAATTAAAACCGCAGGATTACCGTTTTGCGATGTTTTATTTAGGTCTTCGCAACGCTTTAAGGACATTATAAAAGATGCTGGAAATAACTTTACGCCTACCATCATCAACATGCCAGATGAAGATTTTTATATTGTTGGTTGCGCCGCTATTTTAAAATATCATTACCATTTCGACCTTAATTTCAAAAGACCTTTCTATTATAAAATTCCAGACAAAAATGGCGTTATTAGGTATTATAAAATAACTTATAATGCCGACTTTACAGAGATAATAAAAACAGACAAAGCTCCTAATTTATCTGAAGACGACATTAGCTTACTTCTTGACAACTTTGACAACATAGACCTTTGGAAAGAAAAATTTCCTCCTCATAGCTATATTATGAAGGGATTTGTCATATCAAACATGTTTGATATTACAGACGATCAATCTATTTCAAACATTAAATCAAGCCTCATTAAAATTGAAAACCCAAAAGACGCAAGTTTCATTTCAGATTTTGAAGACGTTTTCAGGGCATTTTATAAAATTAAAGATATTAATGTAGGTTTCTCGTTATACGACAGAAAAGAGGATTCTTTTGAAAGGTTTTTTGGTGAAGACATACACAGTTATATTATAAACGACTTTGAAAAAGAGCATTGTCTCGATGCACTATGTAATAATAGCTATGAAAAATTACTAAAAGACAGAAAGCTTTTTGCCATCTCTGATGTTGATTTACAATATCACCGGTCTAGAGGTAAAATTTCCTACATTAAAGTGTTACACAAACAAGGTATTAAAAGTGCTATTTTTGCCCCTATTGCCAATGAAAAAGGCCTCATGGGTATTTTAGAATTAGTCTCATATACCTCGAGAGCACTTAACAGCATAAACGCCAATAAGCTTAATGAGGTTATGCCTTATATTGTTGCTGCCGTTGAACGCTCTAAAAACGCACATGAACATTTGGTTGATGCTGTTATACAACAAGAATGCACCTCTATTCATCCTAGTGTACATTGGCGCTTTAGAAAAGCTGCGATAAACTTTATAAACAAAAATATTTATCTAAATAAAAACACCACGTTTGAAAAAATAATATTTAGAAATGTATATCCTTTATTTGGACAGATTGATATTAAAGGCTCCTCAAATGCCAGAAACGAAGCCACACAACAAGATTTAAAAAAACAATTAAAGGAGACCGTTTCGCTACTTAAAAAAGCATATAAGTTTAACAGCATGCCTGTTTACGAGCAGGTATTATTTCAAACTGAAGAATATCTTGAACTTTTAAATAACAACTTTAAAGTTGACAGCGAACATAAAATTGGTTTATTTTTAAAACATGATGTTTATCCTTTATTAGATTTACTTCTTAAAAACGATGATTCTTTATCTAACTCAATTCATAAGTATAAATCAAAAATAGATACGGATTTAAAGGTGTTTTACCACCACAGAAACCAATTTGATGACACGGTTAAAATTATCAACCGCTCCATGTCGAGGCTTCTAGACAAGCGTCAAAAAGATGCCCAACAGATGTACCCACATTTCTTTGAGCGTTTTAAAACCGATGGTGTTGAGCACAACATGTATATTGGTGAGTCTATAACAAGAGAAGATAGTTTTAGCGATATTTATCTTTATAATTTGCGTTTGTGGCAAATGCAAGTTATGTGTGAAATGGAAAACGAATTTTACAACAAAAAAGAGGATTTCTTGGTACCACTAAATGTGGCTTCTTTAATTTTAGTTTTTAACCAACCTATGTCTATTAGGTTTAGAATGGATGAAAAGAAATTTGATGTTGACGGCACTTACAACGCTAGATACGAAGTCGTTAAAAAACGTGTTGATAAAGCTTTTGTAAAAAACACCAATCAACGTATTACCGAGCCTGGAAAACTTTCTATTGTTTACTCTCAAAAAGAAGATGAAGAAGAATATTTACGCTATGTAAAGTTTCTTCAGCATAAAAACATGTTAGATAAAAATGTTCAAATAGTAGAACTAGAAGATTTACAAGGCGTTACAGGACTTAAAGCTATAAAAGTTGGTATACTGTATAAAAGCACCTTAAAAAACACTTCAAAAAGCAGCTCTAAAGCATATTATAATTACGATGATTTAATGCAGGTTATAAAAGCTTAA
- a CDS encoding DUF4982 domain-containing protein, which yields MIYRSLLFIVLLIFFGCSKTDSNTTTREVISLKEGWKFQKGSHPNAISIGYDDTNWESVTVPHDWAIYGPFDKEIDKQDVAIVQNGETVATEKTGRTGALPYIGEAWYRNTFDIPNYNENKKVLILFEGAMSEPEVFINGKKVGEWKYGYAYFYFDISKHIKATNNTLAVKLNNNGLSSRWYPGAGLYRNVRVIVKNQESIDQWGTFITTPNITDKIAQVNVKTNVTGDNLKLITTIFDAESNEVVSNETTARFGNQFEQNIAVNNPVLWDTENPYQYTAVSKLYAGNILKDEVTTKFGIRDIKYDRESGFNLNGVPTKFKGVCLHHDLGPLGTAVNKSALRRQLKILKDMGVNAIRSSHNMPSFEQLELCDEMGFLFLAESFDEWKKPKVKNGYNLYFDDYAEKDIVNLIKATRNHPSIVMWSSGNEVPDQWGSEGVKRAKWLQDIFHREDPTRPVTVGMDQVKAVMESGFGAIMDIPGLNYRVHLYEEAYERFPQGYILGSETASTVSSRGVYHFPAKKGSMIQHDDYQSSSYDLEYCSWSNLPEDDFILQDDKPWVLGEFVWTGFDYLGEPTPYDEVWPSRSSYFGINDLAGLPKDRYYLYRSRWNTKDETLHILPHWNWKGREGEITPVFVYTNYNSAELFLNGKSLGVQTKNNSSPQHRYRLMWMDVTYEPGTLKVVAFDDQGNPAAEKEIKTSGKPHQLVLEPDTTTIKANGEDIAFVTVSVVDKNGIPCPTATNQLKFKVEGKGVYRAACNGDATSLEMFHLPTMKLFSGKLVVLVQSTKEAGNISLTVSGKDLQPAKVELKSVQ from the coding sequence ATGATATACAGAAGCCTTCTTTTCATAGTACTATTAATATTTTTTGGATGTTCTAAAACAGATAGCAACACGACCACTCGAGAAGTCATCTCCCTAAAAGAAGGGTGGAAATTCCAAAAAGGGAGTCACCCAAACGCTATTTCAATTGGCTATGATGACACCAACTGGGAATCTGTAACTGTACCGCACGATTGGGCAATTTATGGTCCTTTTGACAAAGAAATAGACAAACAAGACGTAGCAATTGTTCAAAACGGAGAAACTGTAGCTACTGAAAAAACAGGGCGAACAGGCGCTTTACCTTACATAGGTGAAGCTTGGTACCGAAACACATTTGATATTCCTAATTACAATGAAAATAAAAAAGTCTTAATTCTTTTTGAAGGCGCAATGAGCGAACCTGAAGTCTTCATCAATGGAAAAAAAGTAGGTGAATGGAAATATGGCTATGCTTATTTCTATTTTGATATTTCTAAACACATAAAAGCGACAAACAACACCCTAGCTGTAAAGCTAAATAACAATGGCTTATCTTCAAGGTGGTATCCTGGTGCTGGGTTATACAGAAATGTGCGCGTGATTGTAAAAAACCAAGAAAGCATCGATCAATGGGGAACTTTTATTACAACACCCAATATCACCGATAAAATTGCTCAAGTAAATGTAAAAACCAATGTTACGGGAGATAACCTAAAGTTAATCACCACTATTTTTGATGCTGAAAGCAACGAAGTTGTTTCAAATGAAACTACAGCACGTTTTGGCAATCAGTTTGAACAAAATATTGCTGTCAACAATCCTGTTTTATGGGACACTGAAAATCCATATCAATATACAGCTGTTTCAAAATTATACGCTGGTAATATCCTAAAAGACGAAGTCACCACAAAATTTGGAATACGTGACATTAAATATGATAGAGAATCTGGATTTAATTTGAATGGGGTTCCAACTAAATTTAAAGGTGTTTGTCTACACCACGATTTAGGCCCTTTGGGAACAGCCGTAAACAAATCGGCTTTAAGGCGTCAATTAAAAATATTAAAAGATATGGGAGTCAACGCCATACGCAGTTCCCACAATATGCCTTCGTTTGAACAATTGGAACTATGTGATGAAATGGGCTTTTTATTTTTGGCCGAAAGCTTTGATGAATGGAAAAAACCAAAAGTAAAAAATGGCTACAACCTCTATTTTGACGATTATGCCGAAAAAGATATTGTAAACCTTATAAAAGCAACCAGAAATCATCCATCTATTGTAATGTGGAGTTCTGGTAACGAAGTGCCAGACCAATGGGGTAGCGAAGGTGTAAAACGTGCCAAATGGTTACAAGACATTTTTCATCGTGAAGACCCTACACGTCCAGTTACCGTAGGTATGGATCAAGTAAAAGCTGTTATGGAATCTGGTTTTGGAGCCATTATGGATATTCCTGGTTTAAATTATCGTGTTCATTTATACGAAGAAGCTTACGAGCGATTTCCACAAGGATATATTTTAGGTTCCGAAACAGCTTCAACCGTAAGTTCTCGTGGCGTTTATCATTTTCCTGCTAAAAAAGGGAGTATGATACAACACGACGATTATCAATCGTCATCTTACGATTTGGAATATTGCAGTTGGTCAAATCTTCCTGAAGACGATTTTATCTTGCAAGATGACAAGCCTTGGGTTTTAGGCGAATTTGTTTGGACAGGATTTGATTACTTGGGCGAACCAACACCTTATGACGAAGTATGGCCTTCACGAAGTTCCTACTTTGGTATTAACGATTTAGCTGGATTGCCAAAAGACCGCTATTATTTGTACAGAAGCCGATGGAACACCAAAGACGAAACCCTTCATATATTACCACACTGGAATTGGAAAGGTCGCGAAGGCGAAATCACACCTGTTTTTGTGTACACAAACTACAATAGCGCCGAATTATTTTTAAATGGAAAAAGTTTGGGCGTTCAAACCAAAAACAATAGCTCACCACAACACCGTTATCGTTTAATGTGGATGGACGTTACATACGAACCCGGAACTTTAAAAGTCGTTGCTTTTGATGATCAAGGTAATCCAGCAGCTGAAAAAGAAATAAAAACCTCTGGAAAACCACATCAATTGGTTTTGGAGCCTGACACCACAACCATAAAAGCCAATGGCGAAGATATTGCCTTTGTAACGGTTTCGGTAGTCGACAAAAATGGCATTCCTTGTCCTACAGCTACTAATCAATTAAAATTTAAAGTGGAAGGCAAAGGTGTTTATCGTGCTGCTTGTAATGGTGACGCAACATCGTTAGAGATGTTTCATTTACCAACTATGAAATTGTTTAGCGGCAAACTTGTTGTTTTGGTACAATCTACAAAAGAAGCTGGTAATATTTCGCTTACGGTATCTGGGAAAGACCTACAGCCTGCAAAAGTTGAATTAAAATCAGTACAATAA
- a CDS encoding arabinogalactan endo-1,4-beta-galactosidase has protein sequence MKSLSNIHIIVLFILSFIACSSDSDNSNNTSSTDDDPNPPVENSFYYGADLSYVNEMEDCGATYKDANGNTKDPYTIFQEAGTNLVRVRLWHNPTWTNYSTLEDVKTTIQRAKAKGMDVLLDFHYSDTWADPSKQEIPAAWLSEIDNTEALGELLYNYTYNTLEELSDNNLLPEIVQVGNEINGMILQQGELVWPIDWERNAHLINKGIEAVRHISTEKNKDIQVMLHIAQPENGLWWFEQATDNGITDYDWIGLSYYPIWSDYNLNNVGTALSTLINTYNKRLMIVETAYPFTMTDNDNAGNILGNDALVSGYSATQQGQLGYLNQLQSIVKNAGGEGIVYWEPAWVSTSCSTQWGQGSHWDNATLFDHNNQATLGMQFYNGSQDN, from the coding sequence ATGAAATCTCTCAGCAACATCCACATAATTGTATTGTTTATATTGTCTTTTATTGCGTGTTCATCAGACAGCGATAATTCAAATAACACCAGCTCAACAGACGACGACCCAAATCCACCTGTTGAAAATTCGTTTTATTACGGCGCCGATTTATCCTATGTTAATGAAATGGAAGATTGTGGTGCCACATACAAAGATGCCAATGGTAACACCAAAGACCCATATACCATTTTTCAAGAAGCAGGAACAAACTTGGTTCGTGTTCGTCTTTGGCACAATCCAACTTGGACCAATTACTCAACCCTTGAAGATGTAAAAACAACCATTCAACGTGCCAAAGCTAAGGGAATGGATGTATTATTGGATTTTCATTATTCCGATACTTGGGCAGATCCTAGCAAACAAGAAATTCCAGCTGCTTGGTTGAGCGAAATTGATAATACAGAAGCTTTAGGAGAGTTACTTTACAACTATACCTACAACACACTAGAAGAATTATCAGACAACAATTTATTACCCGAAATTGTACAAGTTGGAAACGAAATTAACGGAATGATTTTACAACAAGGTGAACTGGTTTGGCCTATTGATTGGGAACGAAACGCACACTTAATCAATAAAGGTATTGAAGCTGTTAGACATATTTCAACCGAAAAAAATAAAGACATACAAGTTATGCTTCACATTGCCCAACCCGAAAATGGTTTATGGTGGTTTGAGCAAGCTACGGATAATGGTATAACCGATTATGATTGGATTGGACTTTCGTATTACCCTATTTGGAGCGACTACAACCTTAACAATGTTGGCACAGCATTAAGCACACTAATAAACACATACAACAAACGTTTAATGATTGTTGAAACAGCCTACCCATTTACTATGACAGATAATGACAATGCAGGCAATATTTTAGGTAACGATGCCTTGGTATCTGGCTATTCTGCTACACAACAAGGGCAATTAGGCTATTTAAATCAATTGCAATCTATAGTTAAAAATGCTGGTGGCGAAGGCATTGTATATTGGGAACCTGCCTGGGTATCTACCAGCTGTTCCACACAATGGGGACAAGGCTCGCATTGGGATAACGCCACGCTTTTCGACCATAATAATCAAGCCACTTTGGGAATGCAATTTTACAACGGTTCACAAGACAATTAA